In a single window of the Callithrix jacchus isolate 240 chromosome 1, calJac240_pri, whole genome shotgun sequence genome:
- the RCBTB1 gene encoding RCC1 and BTB domain-containing protein 1 isoform X1, which produces MVDVGKWPIFTLLSPQEIASIRKACVFGTSANEALYVTDNDEVFVFGLNYSNCLGTGDNQSTLVPKKLEGLCGKKIKSLSYGSGPHVLLSTEDGVVYAWGHNGYSQLGNGTTNQGVAPIQVCTNLLIKQVVEVACGSHHSMALAADGEVFAWGYNNCGQVGSGSTANQPTPRKVTNCLHIKRVVGIACGQTSSMAVLDNGEVYGWGYNGNGQLGLGNNGNQLTPVRVAALHSVCVNQIVCGYAHTLALTDEGLLYAWGANTYGQLGTGNKNNLLSPAHIMVEKERVVEIAACHSAHTSAAKTQGGHVYMWGQCRGQSVILPHLTHFSCTDDVFACFATPAVSWRLLSVEHEDFLTVAESLKKEFDSPETADLKFRIDGKYIHVHKAVLKIRCEHFRSMFQSYWNEDMKEVIEIDQFSYPVYRAFLQYLYTDTVDLPPEDAIGLLDLATSYCENRLKKLCQHIIKRGITVENAFSLFSAAVRYDAEDLEEFCFKFCINHLTEVTQTAAFWQMDGPLLKEFIAKASKCGAFKN; this is translated from the exons ATGGTGGATGTAGGAAAGTGGCCCATCTTCACTCTGCTCTCCCCTCAAGAGATTGCTTCTATTCGGAAGGCATGCGTCTTCGGCACCTCAGCCAATGAAGCACTGTACGTTACTGACAATGATGAG GTCTTTGTATTTGGACTGAACTATAGTAACTGTCTGGGAACTGGAGATAACCAGAGTACACTTGTACCCAAAAAGCTGGAAGGCTTATGTGGAAAGAAGATTAAAAGTCTCAGTTACGGGAGTGGACCAcatgttcttctcagcaccgAAG ATGGAGTGGTTTATGCCTGGGGCCACAATGGTTATAGCCAGCTTGGGAATGGGACAACCAACCAAGGCGTTGCTCCCATCCAGGTCTGTACCAATCTCTTGATCAAGCAAGTGGTGGAAGTGGCTTGTGGCTCACATCATTCAATGGCTCTAGCAGCTGATGGAGAG GTATTTGCTTGGGGTTATAACAACTGTGGCCAGGTGGGATCAGGTTCTACAGCAAATCAACCAACTCCTCGAAAAGTTACAAACTGTTTACATATTAAGAGGGTAGTTGGCATTGCCTGTGGTCAGACTTCATCCATGGCTGTTCTGGACAATGGCGAG GTATATGGCTGGGGTTACAATGGCAACGGTCAGCTGGGCTTGGGAAACAATGGCAACCAGCTGACCCCTGTGAGAGTGGCAGCTTtgcacagtgtgtgtgtgaaCCAG ATTGTCTGCGGCTACGCACACACTCTAGCACTAACAGATGAGGGCTTGCTCTATGCCTGGGGAGCTAACACATATGGGCAGCTGGGAACTGGCAATAAAAATAACCTGCTAAGCCCAGCACACATCATGGTGGAGAAAGAAAG GGTGGTAGAGATTGCAGCCTGTCACTCTGCCCACACGTCTGCGGCCAAGACGCAGGGTGGGCACGTGTACATGTGGGGCCAGTGCCGGGGCCAGTCTGTGATCCTGCCACACCTCACCCACTTCTCCTGCACCGATGATGTGTTTGCCTGCTTTGCCACTCCTGCCGTCTCCTGGCGCCTCCTGTCTGTGG AACATGAAGACTTTTTAACAGTTGCAGAGTCACTGAAGAAAGAATTTGATAGTCCAGAAACTGCTGATCTGAAGTTTCGAATTGATGGAAAATATATTCACGTCCATAAAGCTGTTTTGAAAATCAG GTGTGAGCACTTTCGATCCATGTTCCAGTCGTATTGGAATGAAGACATGAAGGAAGTGATAGAAATCGACCAGTTTTCCTACCCAGTGTATCGTGCCTTTCTCCAGTACCTCTACACAGACACAGTGGACCTGCCTCCGGAAGATGCTATAG GTCTTCTGGATTTGGCGACATCTTACTGTGAAAACAGACTGAAAAAACTTTGTCAGCACATTATCAAGAGAGGAATTACTGTGGAGAATGCCTTTTCACTATTCTCTGCTGCAGTCAGATATGATGCAGAG GATTTAGAAGAATTCTGCTTTAAGTTTTGCATCAATCATTTGACAGAAGTTACACAGACTGCAGCATTTTGGCAAATGGATGGCCCTCTGCTAAAGGAATTCATTGCTAAAGCCAGTAAATGTGGAGCCTTTAAGAACTGA
- the RCBTB1 gene encoding RCC1 and BTB domain-containing protein 1 isoform X2: MFFSAPKVCTNLLIKQVVEVACGSHHSMALAADGEVFAWGYNNCGQVGSGSTANQPTPRKVTNCLHIKRVVGIACGQTSSMAVLDNGEVYGWGYNGNGQLGLGNNGNQLTPVRVAALHSVCVNQIVCGYAHTLALTDEGLLYAWGANTYGQLGTGNKNNLLSPAHIMVEKERVVEIAACHSAHTSAAKTQGGHVYMWGQCRGQSVILPHLTHFSCTDDVFACFATPAVSWRLLSVEHEDFLTVAESLKKEFDSPETADLKFRIDGKYIHVHKAVLKIRCEHFRSMFQSYWNEDMKEVIEIDQFSYPVYRAFLQYLYTDTVDLPPEDAIGLLDLATSYCENRLKKLCQHIIKRGITVENAFSLFSAAVRYDAEDLEEFCFKFCINHLTEVTQTAAFWQMDGPLLKEFIAKASKCGAFKN, encoded by the exons atgttcttctcagcaccgAAG GTCTGTACCAATCTCTTGATCAAGCAAGTGGTGGAAGTGGCTTGTGGCTCACATCATTCAATGGCTCTAGCAGCTGATGGAGAG GTATTTGCTTGGGGTTATAACAACTGTGGCCAGGTGGGATCAGGTTCTACAGCAAATCAACCAACTCCTCGAAAAGTTACAAACTGTTTACATATTAAGAGGGTAGTTGGCATTGCCTGTGGTCAGACTTCATCCATGGCTGTTCTGGACAATGGCGAG GTATATGGCTGGGGTTACAATGGCAACGGTCAGCTGGGCTTGGGAAACAATGGCAACCAGCTGACCCCTGTGAGAGTGGCAGCTTtgcacagtgtgtgtgtgaaCCAG ATTGTCTGCGGCTACGCACACACTCTAGCACTAACAGATGAGGGCTTGCTCTATGCCTGGGGAGCTAACACATATGGGCAGCTGGGAACTGGCAATAAAAATAACCTGCTAAGCCCAGCACACATCATGGTGGAGAAAGAAAG GGTGGTAGAGATTGCAGCCTGTCACTCTGCCCACACGTCTGCGGCCAAGACGCAGGGTGGGCACGTGTACATGTGGGGCCAGTGCCGGGGCCAGTCTGTGATCCTGCCACACCTCACCCACTTCTCCTGCACCGATGATGTGTTTGCCTGCTTTGCCACTCCTGCCGTCTCCTGGCGCCTCCTGTCTGTGG AACATGAAGACTTTTTAACAGTTGCAGAGTCACTGAAGAAAGAATTTGATAGTCCAGAAACTGCTGATCTGAAGTTTCGAATTGATGGAAAATATATTCACGTCCATAAAGCTGTTTTGAAAATCAG GTGTGAGCACTTTCGATCCATGTTCCAGTCGTATTGGAATGAAGACATGAAGGAAGTGATAGAAATCGACCAGTTTTCCTACCCAGTGTATCGTGCCTTTCTCCAGTACCTCTACACAGACACAGTGGACCTGCCTCCGGAAGATGCTATAG GTCTTCTGGATTTGGCGACATCTTACTGTGAAAACAGACTGAAAAAACTTTGTCAGCACATTATCAAGAGAGGAATTACTGTGGAGAATGCCTTTTCACTATTCTCTGCTGCAGTCAGATATGATGCAGAG GATTTAGAAGAATTCTGCTTTAAGTTTTGCATCAATCATTTGACAGAAGTTACACAGACTGCAGCATTTTGGCAAATGGATGGCCCTCTGCTAAAGGAATTCATTGCTAAAGCCAGTAAATGTGGAGCCTTTAAGAACTGA
- the RCBTB1 gene encoding RCC1 and BTB domain-containing protein 1 isoform X3 yields MFFSAPKVFAWGYNNCGQVGSGSTANQPTPRKVTNCLHIKRVVGIACGQTSSMAVLDNGEVYGWGYNGNGQLGLGNNGNQLTPVRVAALHSVCVNQIVCGYAHTLALTDEGLLYAWGANTYGQLGTGNKNNLLSPAHIMVEKERVVEIAACHSAHTSAAKTQGGHVYMWGQCRGQSVILPHLTHFSCTDDVFACFATPAVSWRLLSVEHEDFLTVAESLKKEFDSPETADLKFRIDGKYIHVHKAVLKIRCEHFRSMFQSYWNEDMKEVIEIDQFSYPVYRAFLQYLYTDTVDLPPEDAIGLLDLATSYCENRLKKLCQHIIKRGITVENAFSLFSAAVRYDAEDLEEFCFKFCINHLTEVTQTAAFWQMDGPLLKEFIAKASKCGAFKN; encoded by the exons atgttcttctcagcaccgAAG GTATTTGCTTGGGGTTATAACAACTGTGGCCAGGTGGGATCAGGTTCTACAGCAAATCAACCAACTCCTCGAAAAGTTACAAACTGTTTACATATTAAGAGGGTAGTTGGCATTGCCTGTGGTCAGACTTCATCCATGGCTGTTCTGGACAATGGCGAG GTATATGGCTGGGGTTACAATGGCAACGGTCAGCTGGGCTTGGGAAACAATGGCAACCAGCTGACCCCTGTGAGAGTGGCAGCTTtgcacagtgtgtgtgtgaaCCAG ATTGTCTGCGGCTACGCACACACTCTAGCACTAACAGATGAGGGCTTGCTCTATGCCTGGGGAGCTAACACATATGGGCAGCTGGGAACTGGCAATAAAAATAACCTGCTAAGCCCAGCACACATCATGGTGGAGAAAGAAAG GGTGGTAGAGATTGCAGCCTGTCACTCTGCCCACACGTCTGCGGCCAAGACGCAGGGTGGGCACGTGTACATGTGGGGCCAGTGCCGGGGCCAGTCTGTGATCCTGCCACACCTCACCCACTTCTCCTGCACCGATGATGTGTTTGCCTGCTTTGCCACTCCTGCCGTCTCCTGGCGCCTCCTGTCTGTGG AACATGAAGACTTTTTAACAGTTGCAGAGTCACTGAAGAAAGAATTTGATAGTCCAGAAACTGCTGATCTGAAGTTTCGAATTGATGGAAAATATATTCACGTCCATAAAGCTGTTTTGAAAATCAG GTGTGAGCACTTTCGATCCATGTTCCAGTCGTATTGGAATGAAGACATGAAGGAAGTGATAGAAATCGACCAGTTTTCCTACCCAGTGTATCGTGCCTTTCTCCAGTACCTCTACACAGACACAGTGGACCTGCCTCCGGAAGATGCTATAG GTCTTCTGGATTTGGCGACATCTTACTGTGAAAACAGACTGAAAAAACTTTGTCAGCACATTATCAAGAGAGGAATTACTGTGGAGAATGCCTTTTCACTATTCTCTGCTGCAGTCAGATATGATGCAGAG GATTTAGAAGAATTCTGCTTTAAGTTTTGCATCAATCATTTGACAGAAGTTACACAGACTGCAGCATTTTGGCAAATGGATGGCCCTCTGCTAAAGGAATTCATTGCTAAAGCCAGTAAATGTGGAGCCTTTAAGAACTGA